A stretch of Corallococcus macrosporus DNA encodes these proteins:
- a CDS encoding ABC transporter permease: protein MSTQASPASGAAESAPGVPAVTSDRWEKWGDRLNPLVVKEVRQGLRTRVFWVCFGLLLAACLVLSLIAFANTHASTYTREGRTYFFSFFVCLALVHFGVIPFNAYRSLAREREDETWSLLLLTGLGPRRILGGKVASFLVQAALYASAVGPFLLFSYFLNGIDLPTILMVLLMGGAWMVFLTLVSVCAATLADSRMGRAAVRLALVGVLVVTFFQTLTFTFVVTQERGSGFSFDRDFFLGLGAAFWALVSTGWLVFETAVSRLSLVTEDYTRHPRRALVVQMVLTFVGMTAVWWWQGKDNDIPEVMGMLGGLHLIFATLFMGTDVDGQSRPLRAGTRAWSLLKPGALRGFRLSVLLLVGWAAGCTVLLWMSDDSTRTLRMTMPVMALGLYGVLYLSVALLLGRMPRSGRFASPVSVRLLYVLVGVLGAGVPPLLAVFLDLEGRDELLNLLNPVLGTLNFGRYDYSDPSGLKMPPELLLCVALVAFLAAFAADRVLADRERRVHQR, encoded by the coding sequence GTGAGCACGCAAGCAAGTCCCGCGTCGGGCGCGGCCGAGTCCGCCCCGGGTGTCCCCGCCGTGACGTCCGACCGCTGGGAGAAGTGGGGCGACCGGCTCAACCCGCTGGTGGTGAAGGAGGTGCGGCAGGGGCTGCGCACGCGCGTGTTCTGGGTGTGCTTCGGGCTGTTGCTCGCGGCGTGCCTGGTGCTGTCGCTCATCGCGTTCGCCAACACGCACGCCAGCACGTACACGCGCGAGGGGCGCACGTACTTCTTCTCCTTCTTCGTGTGCCTGGCGCTGGTGCACTTCGGCGTCATCCCCTTCAACGCGTACCGCTCGCTGGCGCGCGAGCGCGAGGACGAGACGTGGTCGCTGCTGCTGCTCACGGGGCTGGGGCCCCGGCGCATCCTGGGCGGCAAGGTGGCGTCGTTCCTGGTGCAGGCGGCGCTGTACGCGTCGGCGGTGGGGCCGTTCCTGCTGTTCAGCTACTTCCTCAACGGCATCGACCTGCCCACCATCCTGATGGTGCTGCTGATGGGCGGAGCGTGGATGGTGTTCCTCACGCTCGTGTCGGTGTGCGCGGCGACGCTGGCGGACAGCCGGATGGGGCGGGCCGCGGTGCGGCTGGCGCTGGTGGGCGTGCTGGTGGTGACGTTCTTCCAGACGCTGACGTTCACCTTCGTGGTGACGCAGGAGCGCGGCAGCGGGTTCTCGTTCGACCGGGACTTCTTCCTGGGGCTGGGCGCGGCGTTCTGGGCGCTCGTGTCGACCGGCTGGCTGGTGTTCGAGACGGCGGTGTCGAGGCTGTCGCTGGTGACGGAGGACTACACGCGCCATCCCCGGCGGGCGCTGGTGGTGCAGATGGTCCTGACGTTCGTGGGGATGACGGCGGTGTGGTGGTGGCAGGGCAAGGACAACGACATCCCCGAGGTGATGGGCATGCTGGGAGGCCTGCACCTCATCTTCGCCACCCTCTTCATGGGGACGGACGTGGACGGGCAGTCGCGTCCCCTGCGCGCGGGAACTCGGGCCTGGTCGCTGCTCAAGCCCGGGGCGCTGCGCGGGTTCCGGCTGTCGGTGCTGCTGCTCGTGGGCTGGGCGGCCGGGTGCACGGTGCTGCTGTGGATGTCGGACGACTCGACGAGGACCCTGCGGATGACGATGCCGGTCATGGCGCTGGGGCTCTACGGGGTGCTGTATCTGTCGGTGGCGCTGCTGCTGGGACGGATGCCGCGCTCGGGGCGGTTCGCGTCGCCGGTGTCGGTGCGGCTGCTCTACGTCCTGGTGGGCGTGCTGGGGGCCGGGGTGCCGCCGCTGCTGGCGGTGTTCCTGGACCTGGAGGGGCGCGATGAATTGCTCAACCTGCTCAACCCGGTGCTGGGGACGCTGAACTTCGGCCGGTACGACTACAGCGACCCGAGCGGCCTGAAGATGCCGCCGGAGCTGCTGCTGTGCGTGGCGCTGGTGGCGTTCCTGGCGGCGTTCGCGGCGGACCGCGTGCTGGCGGACCGCGAGCGGCGGGTCCATCAGCGGTGA